Part of the Salvelinus fontinalis isolate EN_2023a chromosome 1, ASM2944872v1, whole genome shotgun sequence genome is shown below.
aaataagcattttgtgcTTAAGGAAAATtcctgggatgttttatttcagctcaaaaaacatgggaccaacacactttacatgttgcgtttatatttttgttcagtataagttGTATGTAGTGTTCAGTACAAGGTCAACCAATCCCATTTATTTGCATATTAATCACTAAACATGTTCTGGTTCACTCATTAGAATGTGTATTATTGCCTTGGTTCCCAATATTTTCAACTCCTTGTATTTTTGCTAATAGAATAGTGAATAAAGTCAAGGAATGTATTTTTACCCTCTAATCATAACCACAGGAATTCCATCCTGCTGGGAAATATTTGTTTCATGGTTATTATATGGTTATGAGGATTTTGCAGCATGACTCGCTGCTGACATCTGCAGGAGATTGATGCAACTGCAGTGCCCCCCCGGTGGGCCCTCTAGAAACccttaaagctacagtctgggatTTGGGAAACTGTTCAATCATAATTCCAATGATTATTTCAGAAGAAAGTATCTAAAATATGTTGTTACCTGTGTAGTAACGCTGTAATGGCACTACTTACATTGTATTAACactttgttcatataatttactAGTAACCGCACTGACTGCTCAGTAATCGAACAGAGGTGTTTTTTGTGATTAAACAAGATTATGGATCGATAACTCAATTCTATAAAATATTAAGCCCGGAGCTAGTCGACTAATAGTTAACTCGAAACAAATATGAAAAGGTGTACACAGAGGAGAGAACTCATTCAGCATTGAAATATTTATTTTAAGCTTGCCAAACTTCTCTGcaaaaaaagttctacagctcaACACTAACCTGCCCATTACATGTTAAAAGAGGTATCAAAATCTAAAATTCACAATCTTCTGAATCCACATTTAAGGCATTTAAACACACAATAAGATGTTACAACCCTTGCCAAATGATATTttataaaacaaaatatttaaaatatatatatttttttacatgttgttattttattttttttaaacatggtgCAATTCTACAGTCTTAACTATTTTTAAAactccccccgcccccccccccccccccctcccccccgtaCCCAATCAAAAACAGAGCTGCAATCTTCTATGTTTGGTGCTGCTAGAGTAAATaatgaatctaaaatatattctaACTTAAAATACAACCAACATCGTAGCTCAAATAAACCATACAGACTCTGCAGTGCAGACTGAAACAGATACCATGTGCCGTTGGGTACGTGTGGActttcttaaagggatagttcacccaaattaggtgatgggtgaactatccctttaattccAAAATGCCTCACCCTCCAACCACATCACAGTAGAAATAGGCATCTCAATGTCTAGGTCAAGGTAACAATATGGCTGTAGAACACACTTGGATTTCAAAGTTGAATCCTGCTGTATTTGTCATTCTTGGACATATACTGATACGTTAAAAAaaagacacacaaaaaaaaaaacagttacaCTGGTAGAGCTTCAGACCATGTTTCAAAGATCTGCTTGATAAATGGCCTACTGCTAGACTGCTGCCAGTCTTTGCAAATATGGCATGGACACCAAGGGAAGAGTTGCAGTCAAGATTATGAAAAGGCACATTCTGTAAGTTCTCATTTCATGTCAAAAGTGCTGCCACTAGCAATACTCGTGCTATTTATGGATAAAGGGCCTTGCTTGCACAAGGGCGCAACGGCAGAAGATGGTACACCTGGAATCTGTACAGCAATCTGAATGCGAATCTCCCACTTTTCATTGCCTGGcccgggatttgaaccagcaaccttcaaATTATTGGTCTGTCTCTTTAAACCCCCAGGGGCGTGACTTTTGATTGGAAATGAAAGTTACAGGCTGGCCTTTAAAATCCAAATCAAATGTGTGTCTATTGAAAGGGTTATAGGTTGCCAGTGAGGGCCGAGTCCATAAGGTCATCGTCCTCATTCCGCATGTAGACAGGACTGGGGCGGGAGGGACGGTCCGAGCCCATCATAGAGAGAGACGTATCCGAAGCCAAAATGGGTGACCGTGACCAGCTGTCAGCCTTCATGGGACCGTGCGATACGTTCCCAGTTGACATAGACGACGacttcttcttctccctctctctatctttgtCCCTCTCGCGTTCCCTctccttctgcttcttcttctccttcttgtgCTTCTTGTGCTTCTCCCCGGAGCTGAGCGGCATGGAGCTCATGTAGTCCTGCGGGGGCACGGGCCTCATGGCCTGGTCGTCGTCCGAGCTAGGGCTGTTCTGGTGGGACTTCTCTGCCACAGAGCTGCTGCCTGACTCGCTCTCGCTGTCGTGGTTGAGCGGCGTGTAGCCCGGCGAGCGGCTGTGGCTGGGGGAAGAGCGGTCGTGCTTGGGCGTGGAGCCGCTGAACAGCGGTGAGGCTTTGAGACCGGAAAGCTGGGGGCGCATGGATTCCCCCAAGCCCTCTCCGGGCTTCTGCAGGGTCACCTTGGCCTTGATGCTGGGTGAGCCGCCGTCCGGCTTGCTGATAATGATCTTGGCCACGCCCGTGCTGCTCACGCCTCCAGTTTTGGGATCTATGAGCTTCTTGTCCCCGCTGGAGCCCACCGACACGGACACTTTGGACTTGCCCTCTTTCTCAGACTTTTCTCGTTTGATCGGGTACTCCCCGCCTTGAGAGGACATTCCGTGCTTAGAGGGGCCGAGGTTTGGTGGTCCGCCCCCTGGTCCGCCTCCACCAGTCCCACCGCTGGCACCAACAGGCGGTTCGCCCTCATCTTCAGGACCCCCTCCCCCGCCGACGCTCTTCAGCTTGTCTATGACGGCAGTCAGCGAGGGCTTCTTGTTGCGGCTCGGGGACTTTCCTTTGGCGTTGGGGTTGTTCGCGTTGTTCCCTTGTCCGCCACCACAACCACCGCCTCCACTAGAGCCATACTGAGACTGGGAGCCTCCAGAAAATGGCATGGagccagaggaagaggagctggaggaggaggtggaagacgAGGAGCCGGAAGAGGAACCACCACCGCCCAGCTGCTTCTGGGAGCCCATCCCCCCGCCGGAGGACGACTTGGACCCTACCAAGCCGCCGCTCCCTGAGCCCATGGGGGACTTGGCCTTGGAGGACGGCGGAGTTCCTGGGACTTGCGACTGCTGCATCTTCATGGTGGAAGAGAGCTTGTCAGAGCCACTGGGGCGAGAGTGGGAGGGGGAAATGTTGGGCTTGATGTTGGGGTTCATGAGGGACCCGGGAGGCTTGCCCCCCTGCGGCTTCATCTTGTTCCCACTTCCAACCCCGCCACCACTGCTTCCCGACCCGGAGAGTCCATGTTTGGTGATGGGAGAAGAGCCTGGCTTCCCCACACCCATTCCCTGAGAAGAGCTCTTCATCTGGGGGGGTCCACCTCCAACACCTCCTCCCACGCTCCCAGGCTTGGAGCTGATGCCTTGGCCCAGGGTGCCCTCCTTACTCTTGATCTTGCCTGAGGAAGACGAGGAGTGGGAATGATGGCTCTTGCTTCCGCTAGTGCTGCCTGCACCCCCAGTGCCACCACCAGCCGAACTGCTTGAGGTGTACCCGCCATGGGACGAGGTTTTCCCACCAGACAGTGTTCCTTTGGGAATCTGAATGGTGATCTTAGGGATAGGTGGTGTGGCACCTCCTGGTGGGGTTTGCGACCGCCCGGAGCTACCGGGAGACTTGGATCCTCCGCCAATGCTGCCTCCAGATCCCGAGCCTCCGCTGGGTGGGGTGTAGGGTCGCCCCCCTGTGCTGTGAGATGGGGACTTCCCGTCGGGTTCGAGCTTTTTGCGTTTGGGGGGCTTGTCTTTGGACTTGCCCTCGCTCGAGGGGGTGCGGCTTCGCTTCACCTGCTTCCCCTCAGTGGAGCTGCTGCCGGTCATCCCCATCCCTGAGCTGCGCCCACTCCCGCCCCCATTGTCATCTTTTGTCCTCATAAGTCCCTGCTGCTGCTGTTTGGCTTTGGCCTCGCCACTCTTGAAGTCACTGCTCCCCCCTCCCATGGCCATCATGAGAGGGCTCTGGCCTCCCCCCATGTGGGACGAGTGCGAGTCCCCTAGATCCAGGGCCTGACCCAGCAGTGGCTTGCCCCCTCCGCCGCTGCCCCCGAACACTATGCCTGATATGTCGAAGGGGTCCTTGAGGGAGGGGTCGGGGGTGCTCTGGCCGTGCGGGGTGGGGTTCTGGGGGGTGCCGGACGGCGTGTTCTGCTGGCTGCTCCCACCGAAGCCTTTGACCAGGTCTAGGTCTCCATCGGCGCTGGGTGAGCTGTCGTCGAAGTAGGCCTGGGGGAAGCCGTGGCTGGAGGTCAGCAGCTCGGGGTTGAAGTCCACCGTGTCGGGGAAGAAGTTGGTGGACGAGGAGTCGCTAGTAGGTGTGGTAGCGGTCGCCTCGGCGATCAGGTCGGCGGCGTTCGTGAAGGGGTTCTCGTTACTGTTGGTGTTGAAGATGTCCGCCTCGAACACGGCGCTGCCCTGTCCCGAGCTGGACGAGTCCCGGTGCGGGGTGCCCAAGGGGCCCCCGTCCTCCCCGCTGCCCAGGTGGTGCTGCCCGTGCGATCCGCTGCCGCCTTTACCCGTCTGCTCGGGTAAGTCCGACAAGATCTCGTTTATGTCCGCGCCGATGCTGTCGGAGCTCGATAGGCGTACCATGCGAGGCAAGGATGATCCCGGAGGCGGTTGCTGCTGTTGCTGGGACTGGACGTGTGACTGCGAGTGGTAGGACACTCCGGCGCCGGAAGGCGGGGTCCCGCACTGACTGGGCGCCGGGGTGATGCTGTGGGGCGTGTCCAAGCCATCGCCGGGCAGGTTGACGTCGAAGATGGGATTCTGGGAGGCGTCCACGTCCATGGAGAAGAGCTCGCGGTGGAAGTCATCCTCGGTGGgctggtgctggtggtggtgagGCTGCATGGACCCCGACTGCTGCTTGTTCATCCCtcccatcccccctcctcctgccccaggCACCCCACCCTTCTCCATCCCCCTGGGACGCTTCTTCTTGCCCTTGGTGCCACCTCCGGGGCAGGTGCCACCCATGCCATCAGTGCGTGGCGACCCAGAGGAAGAGTTTTGCCTCTCTAGGGGACTCGAGCCATAGAGGGCAGCAAAGTCCTGGGCGGGGTTGTCTTTCAGCAGGTTCATTAACATGGGGTGGTTTTTGGTGTTGGTGGCaggggaggaggtgggaggcggAGTCTGGTGGGGTTGCGATCCAGAAGAGCTGTTCTGGGGAGTGGGGCTAGTGCCCACAGCGCCCGTGATCTGCAGCAAGCTGGTCAGAATGGGATTCTGGGTCACTTTGCTGAAGTCGTCCCCTGATTGACCcccctgctgctgctgttgctgtccAGCCGCCCCACCCTGGGGTGTACACTCTCCCCCCTGGCTTTGGCTGCGACTTATCCCGAACAGAGATGTGATTGGGCCGGCAAAGTTACCTCCCCCGCTGTTCCCGGTGGGAGTGTTGCCTCCACCGACACCCGGGAGCCCCATGGGG
Proteins encoded:
- the med1 gene encoding mediator of RNA polymerase II transcription subunit 1, encoding MAAVSMQGCSPNPARELTLSTQSGGNQALVDRVKAEEGTEAEKQSRVNALLERLHAKHNASRPWQETSKVVRQAMEKRGQMNAAGHQLLLTCLETLQKALKVSSLPSMTDRLESIARQNMLGSHLSPSGTECYITSDMFYVEVQLDTAGQLVDVKVAHHGENPASCPELIQHLRDKNFEEFSKHLKGLVNLYKLPGDNKLKTKMYLALQSLELDLTKMMHMFRLATNANTVETILHGSVGLLTARSGGHLVSLQCYVSPYDVFEERTGSQLNFTDTNVPRSLGVSVSVTVEGTSSIYKLPIAPLITGSHPVDNKGTPSFSSVTNSNCVDLPASFFLKMNLPMPFSLSFIQRMGNATGIPVFETPPTLSPLYELIVQSQLQEEGGNPLTTPTHAMRFYASLPDQQHCYFLNGDAPVQDGHSLQGTLVSKIPFRHPAQVPALLDVIRHQAAANTLIGSCVKRTFIKDDTPGLLQFEVCPLTDSSFSVSFQHPVNESLVCVVMEVIDSRQVSCKLYKGLSDALICTDDFITKVVQRCMSIPVTMRAIRRKAETIQADTPALSLIAETVEIMVKKNLPPAGSPGYGMGTGVDPTNPMGLPGVGGGNTPTGNSGGGNFAGPITSLFGISRSQSQGGECTPQGGAAGQQQQQQGGQSGDDFSKVTQNPILTSLLQITGAVGTSPTPQNSSSGSQPHQTPPPTSSPATNTKNHPMLMNLLKDNPAQDFAALYGSSPLERQNSSSGSPRTDGMGGTCPGGGTKGKKKRPRGMEKGGVPGAGGGGMGGMNKQQSGSMQPHHHQHQPTEDDFHRELFSMDVDASQNPIFDVNLPGDGLDTPHSITPAPSQCGTPPSGAGVSYHSQSHVQSQQQQQPPPGSSLPRMVRLSSSDSIGADINEILSDLPEQTGKGGSGSHGQHHLGSGEDGGPLGTPHRDSSSSGQGSAVFEADIFNTNSNENPFTNAADLIAEATATTPTSDSSSTNFFPDTVDFNPELLTSSHGFPQAYFDDSSPSADGDLDLVKGFGGSSQQNTPSGTPQNPTPHGQSTPDPSLKDPFDISGIVFGGSGGGGKPLLGQALDLGDSHSSHMGGGQSPLMMAMGGGSSDFKSGEAKAKQQQQGLMRTKDDNGGGSGRSSGMGMTGSSSTEGKQVKRSRTPSSEGKSKDKPPKRKKLEPDGKSPSHSTGGRPYTPPSGGSGSGGSIGGGSKSPGSSGRSQTPPGGATPPIPKITIQIPKGTLSGGKTSSHGGYTSSSSAGGGTGGAGSTSGSKSHHSHSSSSSGKIKSKEGTLGQGISSKPGSVGGGVGGGPPQMKSSSQGMGVGKPGSSPITKHGLSGSGSSGGGVGSGNKMKPQGGKPPGSLMNPNIKPNISPSHSRPSGSDKLSSTMKMQQSQVPGTPPSSKAKSPMGSGSGGLVGSKSSSGGGMGSQKQLGGGGSSSGSSSSTSSSSSSSSGSMPFSGGSQSQYGSSGGGGCGGGQGNNANNPNAKGKSPSRNKKPSLTAVIDKLKSVGGGGGPEDEGEPPVGASGGTGGGGPGGGPPNLGPSKHGMSSQGGEYPIKREKSEKEGKSKVSVSVGSSGDKKLIDPKTGGVSSTGVAKIIISKPDGGSPSIKAKVTLQKPGEGLGESMRPQLSGLKASPLFSGSTPKHDRSSPSHSRSPGYTPLNHDSESESGSSSVAEKSHQNSPSSDDDQAMRPVPPQDYMSSMPLSSGEKHKKHKKEKKKQKERERERDKDREREKKKSSSMSTGNVSHGPMKADSWSRSPILASDTSLSMMGSDRPSRPSPVYMRNEDDDLMDSALTGNL